The DNA segment tatgtgacagttgtaataaatctttatatttaggtctatcaagatagtatcaaggattagtaaagaaggcgagacatttcagtgtgtgcactcttgtaatTCATCATGTTCGTTTaatgctaaatatttttttgggaaattttaGTTTCTAAAAGCCAAAAATTGCACaagactattgttttcaatccagatacgGCCTGAGTTTTGTTTAAGGCAAGAATCAGAGTCAATTTTTTTCCCTCTCAAATATCTCAGACTACacctcaaatcaaatggttctTACCCGAGACTAGAAATCTTTCTAGAGAATATAAATAATGACTGGGGATCATTATTcaactttgatattttataaaatgggcTGGTGCatttggggttaaacatgttttcgtaggtGAATAATAtggtagaacatttttttttactttctgtttggtgGAATAGTGAAATAGAAGTAAGTATGTTCTTGCTCAATCCTGTGTCGCTTTGAAGGTTTCATAATTGTCATGATATCTTCAGCCTAAGCAATGTGTTACtgatatttgaatttcaaaatgactgagTGACGTTTTTTCAACGCACTGGTCAACTCCACAATAGCAAATCTCATGACTTTGACAATCAGTAAAAACCAGCGAATTatctttataagtaaagaattgtcgtataaaaattaaatacacgtGAAATGGCAAAGTTCACGAAATCTAGTCTGactaattattttacaaaaatatccgcccccctctgaatccgccactggtTATCCAATTACAATGGACAATCTGTTTACTTTGAGACCTATGTAATGCAGGAAAAGGGAGAAGAATCGCTGCACTGTCGGGTTGTCTCCCCTTTCCCTCCAAAACGTTCATAACACTTGAATGTCGGGGGACTGCCGTCTTTCACTGTGGACTACTGTGACTCGCTTGTGTATACGGGGATTCTCGCCTCTTTCGGAGAATCTGGGGGATACTCTAGCTCAGTCTGGTCTAGGTTATACCTTCTTCTGTCGTGTCCCTTATCTCGGACACTTGCACTTTCGAGGCCTGGCGctggtgaataaaatacaatgatgtttcaattatttattccaAACAGCTATCTACATTGAAGTGTAATATGTGATCTGTGATCTAAATAGtaaactttgttttaacttatttctgttaatgaaaatcttttataaatttaagttaagttttaaatatctaagtTATTAAATCAGAAGATAATTTCttactttaaaattcatttgaaaataatataccttaacaatttacatacctggtgaataaaatacaatgatgtttcaattatttattccaAACAGCAATCTACATTAAAGTGTGATATGTGATCTGTGATGTTGGGAGTTTGCGGTGTTCCCTTTTTAACCCCAACATCACGTGCTGATTggaattattttattcaccaaTGAAATTTAAGCGTCAATTATGAAGTTACTTTTTATTGGTCAACTATTCtctgtttatgttatatttatatgattgacatgtattttatttagttacgtaaaagcaattaaaggattatcaaaatatttacttactTTACAGAATTATTAAGTGAACAAGTCTCGGTTAttgtatagaaaggtatatactatAAAAATTAGAGTGCgagttttgtattatattgataaatgttttatgtacGGTTGAGGTTACGAATTAGAACATAATTAGTTAAATTTGGAACacagaatttatttcaaaatagccaGTAGCAATTTTTGTTCTTATATATTGATTACAATACAATGAAATCTTACCCTTGTGGTAATTCATGCGTAGTTACTTAGTACACGGGAAAAGTATGTAATATGAAAATTAGAAGGCAAATTCAAGTAATTTGATTGGACGAGAAGCTGTAAGTATGTGCTAATGGAAACACTTTAAGGGTTATTTTCCTACGgcaaattacaaacatttttattcttttaaaagatgacagtttatttaatttatatctcAACGTCATATTAATAGCTATGATCAAAAGAACTCTAGAAATTAGATTaactataatatttacaaaaagacGGAACTATTTATAACTTAATCTTACATCACCTACATTGTCTTGGAGCTTTAGCAATGcaatataattcaattttatttatttttaatttatttatctaagtttactttattttatttttcatttccaaCATACAATTTTCCATCATTATACCTACAACATTACAATTTACCAATGTATAATTTTGAAAGTCTCAAATGAAAATACACTCCTATAAAAGTATGCAATAATTGACgttctttgttttttcttgtcataaattcaaataatatcaTATAATCAAATAATATCATATAATCCTTTCCAGTTTGTACCCAATCTGTAGTTTATTTGTTGATGCCATGCAAAGCTAAAACGATCGAAACGTAATGAAAGCGATGTAATACATTCATACTGaagtatttcattttcatcagttttttATTTGACGGCAAGTATAACAGTTGACAAGTATGTGAAAAAAATGCCCATGGACTTAAATTGAACCTTACCCATGCTTAAAATCGACTAAACACAGGATtcgttttcaaatttgtttttgttcaattgGGTTTTCGTTGCAAGAGGTAGGTATAGACAATAATTCCTAAATCCTCACTATACACGAAATGTTTATCTTTGCATATCGGTAGCATGGCAAATTTGAATCCTGTGTTTTCTTTCTCattttaataaactttatttttataaggaTTTAAAAAGAGCACGTTGCGCCCTTTGAAAAAGATCCTGTCGTTTATAATAGATAAACTGTATCTTAAAGATATTTACATTTACTTATATATAACCAATAAAGACATACCTTGTTTACTCAGATATTTACTATTATGGTTTAGgagaattaaaatattgtatgtaGTAAATCTTATCAGTTTCTTTTACATACTCCTTGTCATTTTATGATGTTTCTTAAAAGTTTGTTGTGGTAACCGTTATTAAATACTGTTGGCTTTACAAACTCCGAATAAGTAGAAAAGGTCTGTAAGAAATGACAGTTATTGAGGATTTTAAATCGGCGTCATTATGGATGAAGTTGGCTTTGTGTTTTCTTGCGGTTGCCTTAGTTTTTGCCTGCGTCTCCTTTACAACAACAGGATGGGGTAGCGCTACCAACATTGCAACTTCCTCTGCGCAATATTATGGATTATGGCGGATATGTAGCGATGCTGATCAAATTACAGCATGTCAACAGCTTGATGGAACAGCAACAGGTAAGACCAATAACCAGTTCTAGTcattaatatagaaaaaaatggtaaaaactgagatcttgttTATTGAAAATGGAAGTTGATATACTATATGTAAATACtagtagacattttttttctcaaaatatttaCTGATTTTCGTAAGTATGATAGAAAACAAAGAGTACAAACCACGCACGCAGATCTATAATACATATTTATGAATCCTCTATGGATCTTTAATATAGAAATATGTCACACTAAAGATGCATACATGAAATCTCTTTACGCTgaaaaaaacgagaaaactaaattGTAGAATAAAATCATTTGTTATGTTGTCGGTATTTAGCAACGAACTTGTAGAGAGTTGTGCCCAAGCAAAACATAATTATTgatcaaaaagaaaagaatgatACCTTTTTCGTAATGAAATTcttgatataaataataattttgtttccAGACTGGTATGCAGCTACTCAAGCAATGGTATCATTCGGCTTCTCTGGTATACTGATATCATTTTTCCTCTTGattcttttcttgtttataaatagTTGCAAAACTAATGGACAGATAGGACTTGCTGCTGGAATCGTCAGTATTGTAACTGGTACGTATAATGAACTAAGCACAcacaaaaaccaaacaaacacacacacttGAACACCAAGAACAAAAACGCTAAAAAATACTCTAAACATAAAgttgattattattttattatctgaaTGTAAGTGCTAGAGGGGAGGTGTCTTATACTTATGTTGAGATGAGAGCTCCTTTGTTGTTGAAGGCCTCAATGTGGTTTTGAAATggaaaacagcaaaaaaaagataaaaaatcatcgtttctttactttttgtgtttttaatttgctGTGCATgaactgattttgtgtcatagATCATGGATACCCCATATCCtctgtttttctattttatttatctattatctCCTTTTCATAATAATCGACTTTATGTTCATTACACAGCtttcataaatgaaatttatagatttcataagaattaaacaaacaaaaaaaaagaaatattaacagAAAAACGACTACATAAAAGAATAATTTCACTCACGGggtcaaaatataaaagttaccAAACCTTACCTCAAAATGAATagtaaatcatttattttcaaactttaaaaaaatgttttataatttttcatattttcaaattgatattCAGCACTACATATTGCTTTGGTGGAATCGTTTGAAATTTCCTTCTAATGGCTTCGCTAACCGAAATAAATAGACAATACAAATCAATGATTGGCACTGTTTTACGAAGTAACGCCAACTATATATTActaaaacaaattgatattaaaatattagtttgataaaaaaaatccggcAAGAATTGTAAACGTGAGACCGGACGGATGAACTTATAGACGGATGGACGCCCGACATTTCCATCGACCCCACAATGCGTTACGCGGGGTACAGAAATATATGAATGTACGATTTGCCGTTTACGCCCACCAAATGTGGTCAACGAACTTTTCCCCTCTTTGGTCAATTAGTTAATTGtgccatttaaattttttacaatCGCCTTCAAACAAACTATCAATATTCAGGTGCcacaaatatgtattttaataataatttgattaatttcataatttatggATCTAAACCATGACAAATGCCACCAAAACCATGGCGAATTGCGAGACTCTTTACTGAACCATGTCAATCGCTTAACCATGCAAACCAtatcaatttgaatattttggttATCCTGCgtaaatttcttaaaaacaacaatttcgGTTGTCTACGTTGCTATGAAAATGATTCTATATTGACACGAAATGTCAGTTTAGCTAGTTTCAGATAGACAATATAAGATAAACCTATCTAATTCAAATATAGAACTCTGGTGTTGTTTATACTCCACATGATCTCATAATTAGAAATCTagttctttattttaataaaattggtTTTGAATAAAGATGTGCATCATTTCTCTTTTCTCTTTTAGGTATTTTATATCTCATAGGATGCATAGTATTTGGTACACAGTGGGacaaatattataaagataCACCAATCACTGACTATGCGTTGGAATACGGGTTTGCTTTATCGATTGTCGCCCTTGTTTTGGAAATAACAGCTGGCGTGTTTCTGataattgaaacaaaaagaGCGGTTAAGTCTTAACACTTTTATACAACTTTACGGAGTAGTGTGTTGCTTTTATAAATTTCGTTGCAATTACAGTTAACATTATATCTTAATTTGTTAACATGCAGGTACGAAATGCTATGTCTTGTATTCATAGGACTTTCAGGAAACGGGAGGAAAACTAGGAGCCTAATAAAAACCCTCCCGTCACATACTTCATTAATATAGACAATACTAGACATCAAcctatacaaattttatgataattgaAACCAATGTAACCAATGCTATGTGTATATTATGGATTTAGAagcttatttttttgtatccaaAAGTGTTGACTGAAGCACATTATGTACGAGCCCGCGCTAAATGTTTAAATGTGCTCACGATCAACGCGTTTACAaccatttaaattacaatattacaattttatttgtatataatcgTGCAatgatgtttttctttatatgagGCTTGTCGTAACATTATCACGACGTTATTGGGATATGCATATATAACTTCTAACAGTCTCAATATTTCTTTTAGCCTATCTATCAAAATGGCcgtatcttatttaaaatcacGTTGAAAATATCTGATTGGTTCTGTGCTTGTTTAACGTTCATATATAAACCGACTAGTGAAGTCGTTACTTGTAATCAgaacattgttaaaaaaaaaagtgaaataaaaaaaatgaccgaACTCCAAAGAAAATTTGAATCGGAATTCCCTTAATAATGGCAAAAatgaaaagctcaaacaaacgatacgaaagaaaaacaatagtcaATATTCTGACTTCCTACATGCATTTtgcttatgtagaaaatggcggATTACACCTGATTTTAAAGCTAGCttaatctctcacttgtataacagtcgcatcaaataccattatattgacaatgacgCGCGaacaaaaaaacccagacattatatataaaatttcaacaaatatgGGAACAGCAGTcaaaattgtgttataatcactataaaaacaaacttgtgacaaatatgtcaacaaagaaaaacaaaatggaataTAGACAAGACACAGAATCAAAAATGACCACATCACAAGAAATCATTGGCGTGATGCATAAGTTCCATACTCCATCAAAATGGTGTTACCAAAAATTGACTTAACATGGAACGGTTATTAATTAacatagaataaaaataaatcacacTACCTCAATACCACCATGtgttatttgtgaagttgatacagaATATCTATCTAGAAGGTATAtgtatcttctttttttttttttttttttaaacaaacgaTACGTGCTTTGACACAACCCTTCTGCCCAtccactggtgacgttttacaaagccCAAGTAGCAGAAAGTAAAAAATACTTGACATCCAAAGAAATTTCTAAACGGAAAGATCATAATCAAATGGCGAAATCAAAAACTCAACCacttaaaagaataaaaagtcactttcatattcctgacttggtactttCCTTCTTTTGAACATGGgaaattaaacctggttttatagatgGCTAAACCTCTCTCTTGTATGATAGTTGCTTTGAATTCCATTATACTGATTACTATGTGtgtacaaaacaaacagacatatataataggcaaaaatttcaaaaacaagaatacagcagtcaacattgtgttataatccttatcactataaaaacaaacaaaaatatcaacaacaaaaaataaaaaggaatatAGACAGAGCGTTTTAGTAAAAACGAAATACAGGAATACAAAACTTTACCACAGCACAAAACTACAATGACGggatatatatagttatcaaaagtaccaggattataatttagtatgccagacgcgcgtttcgtctacataagactcatcagtgacgctcatatcaaaatagttataaagccaaacaagtacaaagttgaacagcattgatgatccaaaatttcaaacagttgtgcaaaatacagctaaggtaatctattcctgggacaagaaaatccttagtttttcaaaaaattctaagttttgtaaacaggaaattcataaaaatgaccacataattgatattcatgtcaacaccgaagtgctgactactgggctggtgataccctcggggacgaaacgtgaTATATAAGTTCCGAGCCACGTTCAATGAACTAGatagtaaaataaaagaaataatacacaaagacaaataaaccAAGACTATAActcgttattaagatgataaacaatgtGAGTACATAAAAtgtatacttcaagaccatcttgtattaaaAGTGAAATCGATAAGTAATATCTATCAACTAGGTCTTGGTATATATCTTCCGATGAACCTTTGTGAGAAAAAAGACGAAACATTCCTTGATATATACTGATTAATCAACTGTCTACTTAGACACGGATGGCCTTTTACAAATTCTGAGTAGCAGCTACAAGCTGTTATTGAATTCCGAATGAATTGAGAAATgcatatcccatatgcaggtaaAGTTGATATATTGCTACAAATGTGGGGAAATcgatattttcataattaaaattgtCTCGAGATATAGATTATGGTACTTAGATAACCACTTATGTcgaattcgaggtataagtctaaaaccACAGAAATGAAGCAAGACACGCCGTTTATCGGATTTTACCCTTTAGAAGCTCCCGaattcactcccggtttttaatGGAGTTCATGTTGgttctttttatgtattttccaAAGTGTTGTTGTAAATGctcttttgttttgtaattctTTGTTTACTTCTGGATTTTGATTGTGACTGTCTTTTTGTCTAAAACAAAGAATACGCACTCGATATCAGAGAGATTCACACTGTGGTTCGAGGCTGATATTTTACCGCACaatttatacatatatcaaACAAGATTAGAATCTTCAATACTGTTAATATTTGGTAATTTGGTAATGCTTAAAACATGGTGTAATTAATATGTTACTATGTTAGACAATGCACACAAAACAATGTCTCGTATACCTAATTTTTAATCATAACtggaatttcttttatttatcataaccattgttttaatatatactagtatataataaaaaaaaataaaaaatcatacaaacaTTTGAAGTTTGTGACAAAAATCTCGATCATTTTCATGCCCCTTGATTATTTTATGGCCcattaaagtttaaataaaaaaaatcttttctttgGAATGCTTCGTTGAATGTCAGTTTCCTGGCTCTTTCCTCAATTCAGTCTCGCATATGATGAGTCTTGCTACATATACAGTGGTAATTCAAGAGGACACTCTAGTTCTAACATGAGCTCATTATAAGCATCCATCTTTAATGTTTTGGTACTTGTACGAAACTAATGGTTAAATGGTTCTTTAttaaatgtagttttttttctctctctgatGAATGCCATATTATGTATATAGGTCTTCAAATTTCAAATCGTACATTCCCGCATGTCTGCTCCTGTCTCCATTGCTGTTAATCATTCTGatgaaagaaaatgaaatgaCTTTATAAAGGCTATTATAAACTTTCTTATGTTTCCTTATTTCTgtgttatgtaaaaaataaaaagaatgcacAATTATAGAAGGGAAGCCGGTCGTGCAATACCCTCATAGacatacattttttacaaaGACATATAGGCATCACCGGATAATATAAGAACAATAGAATGTACTTACTATTAAACGATGATTTAAACTTTACAAATCTTTTTAAATGCAATGTTTATGtcgattttttctttttaaatacgCATGACACATTTGCCACTAGACATTAAGCAATCAATAATTAATTATGTGTTGGAATAACCTATGTTGAACAAACAAATGCCTATAATAACATACAATGAAGCACTGGGGATACATacagtttaaaatgtttcaaaatttgaaatatctcaGGAAAATTTATACGGAAAgtcacttttaggaattttggtccttaaagctcttcaactttgcactttatttggccttttcaacttttttggattcgagcgtcactgatgagtcttttgtagacgaaacgcaagtctggcgtatatacaaattttagtcctgatatctgtgatgaatttatttacaatcactgggtcgatgtcactgctggtggagatttctTTCCCCGAGTGTATCACAAGTCCAGTAGTCTGCACtctttgtgctgacatgaattgtcattgatatggttatatttataaatttactgtttacaaaattttgaatttcttgACATACTAAGGCTTTTTTTACCACAcccatagattaccttagctgtattaggcaacacttttaggaattttggtccttaaagctcttcaacttcgtactttatttggccttttcaacttttttggattcgagcgtcactgatgagtctttttgtagacgaaacgcgcgtctggcgtatatacaaattttagtccttgtatctacgatgagtttatttagaggTATAAAAATCTATCTGAACAGCTGATTTAAagtattgtgttaaaatttccgTGTATCAAAAAATGCAGTTCAACAATAATGCAAAtgcaattaatatttttaaagttacatATCTCAAATGAAGATATTTTTACCTTCACTCTTTTAATTAAATGCGTTGGTTTCAATTTATCACTTTCCCCGCGTATACCAGAAAGGTGAAGGAACTTATGTTGTTTGATAGAGGTGACATATGGATCGTAATTCTGATATTCACAATAAGTTTGTTGATTACAGCAATGAATAACATTATTGAAAAACAGTATAAATGAAGATGAAGATGAAGGCTTGAACAAACAAATAGGAGGTAATCGAATATTAAAGCGTtcgaaatcaaaattaaattgactTTAATACGCTTATGATAAaggcataaaaagaaaaaagatgcggtattatttaaaatgagacaactctgaaCAAAATGTCACAGAATGTAGAAGTAGGCAACTATAAGTCTCAGAACGACTtaaaccttcaacaatgaccaaaaccCAAACTGAAGATCgaaaaagacaaatgaaaacaatttaaatgagaaaacgAACGGTATGATTATTGTATTAAGCACTAAATGGAAAAAAActatatgatacatgtatgcaaCAAATAACGAACCAACTTATCAATTACTTACTTTGGACAGAAATTCATGACTTGAAATAGACGCACACAATGTGACCGGGCTTATTATGTTAGCGGGCGCCTAACATTCCACTGACATGGAACATTTGCACAACAGCACAGCACTAGAACACACTGtacaacacaataaaaaagATGTTTGATCAACAGCATCAAACTGTGTATGAACAAATTTTCAGGCGAAATATGTAGAAGTTGTCATTTTAACCCTGCATAGATCGGGATGGTTTGATTGGGTCTCCGTCTTTAAGTTTTCACGCCTTTACCCTACCATAACACAACCACTTATTTTAATTTGCTGATATAGCAGTATGGTCGTTTAACATTTCATGATATGTAATCTATAGTGTTATCGGTATAATAGTGTTATCGGTATAATAGTGTTATCATCCTAGAACAATGTTGACGGCTGTAGCCTTATTTTTGACTTTATTGCATGTCGTGTCTTCGATTAGAGTTTTCATGGCCAACTTATTACCATATCATAAATTTATAGttagatatacatatatacagttACAAACTCGACTTGAATTAACTATTTCTAATATGCTATTTTCGTATTACCGACTTTTGACTCCGGCGATTGACATTATTATTCGACATGTTAtccttttttttggggggggggggggggggggaggggggggggggtaagaCACCCTAGTACTCGGTCAAGCAAGAGcaatcaaaatatgtaaatttcaaACATATAATCGGTATAATTTGTGGGGAGAGTTTACTGTTTTCCGATTATTTTGTCGTGTAAAGAAAATGTGAAGCAGTGAATTTCCCCAAAATATTGTACTGATTAAAAGCTTCATTTTACTTCTGTACTTGGCTCTTCTTTGACCATGTACAAGCAAGATGACCTACTAAAGAAAATGTTACCTGACGAAAAACTATATAATCCGGAGTCAAAAGCcggtaatataaaaaaagtctaTTGGCTGATATCATATATTCGATGGTCGAAAACCTCAATACTTAATTCAGAGAATATTAGATACCCCGCAACTTTAATACTTATACTCCTAATTGTCGTGATATTTATAGTATAACATGCCTACAATAGGAtatatgtctcattggcaatcactatattttatattcttaaaattattATCGTTATGAGTGCTCAATGCCTTTTGAAAATTAAGCTTGTATATCAAATTTATCTCTTTGATTGATTGAAAGCAGTACATCTTCAGTTcagtaatattttattcatcttATATGCTATCATTGTTTACTATTCATCTTACAATTATCAAGTACATTTGTGACCGACATCACTAGTTTCtaa comes from the Mytilus trossulus isolate FHL-02 chromosome 3, PNRI_Mtr1.1.1.hap1, whole genome shotgun sequence genome and includes:
- the LOC134709506 gene encoding uncharacterized protein LOC134709506, with the protein product MTVIEDFKSASLWMKLALCFLAVALVFACVSFTTTGWGSATNIATSSAQYYGLWRICSDADQITACQQLDGTATDWYAATQAMVSFGFSGILISFFLLILFLFINSCKTNGQIGLAAGIVSIVTGILYLIGCIVFGTQWDKYYKDTPITDYALEYGFALSIVALVLEITAGVFLIIETKRAVKS